In Natronoarchaeum mannanilyticum, a genomic segment contains:
- a CDS encoding TIGR00300 family protein — protein MSPTRTVELEGHIIDSGTMGRCFGVVMDMGGSFEVEEFEIGRHKNAETYCRMKVSADSEPTLQEIVHELHQNGATLSDPADATLEAAPDDAVVPVDFYSTTNHPTYVRYEGEWVDVENVEMDCAIVVETEGSEAPRAHTKVLNAIDEGDLVVTGDTGIRVEPPERPRDGDSAFGFMQGGVSSERPSESLIGEIADAVAETKEEGGNVLAVCGPAVVHSGGADHLAELVREGYVDAISAGNGFAVHDIERDLYGTSLGMDVETMEHPRKGHKHHIYTISEISRQGGIEQAVENGAIQSGVMYECVANNVPYVLAGSIRDDGPLPDTITDSIEAQNAIREQARDADLVIMLATLLHSVAVGNCLPSTTKLVCVDINPSTVTQLMDRGSAQAIGMVSDIGTFLPMLADQLVDEK, from the coding sequence ATGAGTCCCACGCGCACCGTCGAACTCGAGGGCCACATCATCGACTCGGGGACGATGGGTCGATGCTTCGGCGTCGTGATGGACATGGGCGGCTCCTTCGAGGTCGAGGAGTTCGAGATCGGCCGCCACAAGAACGCCGAGACGTACTGCCGGATGAAGGTCTCGGCCGACAGCGAGCCGACGCTCCAAGAGATCGTCCACGAGCTCCACCAGAACGGCGCGACGCTGTCGGACCCGGCCGACGCCACTCTCGAAGCGGCGCCCGACGACGCCGTCGTCCCCGTCGACTTCTACTCGACGACGAACCACCCGACGTACGTCCGGTACGAGGGCGAGTGGGTAGACGTCGAGAACGTCGAGATGGACTGTGCGATCGTCGTCGAAACCGAAGGATCGGAAGCGCCCAGAGCGCACACCAAGGTCCTCAACGCCATCGACGAGGGCGATCTCGTCGTCACCGGCGACACGGGAATCCGGGTCGAGCCGCCCGAGCGCCCGCGCGACGGCGACAGCGCCTTCGGGTTCATGCAGGGCGGCGTCTCCAGCGAGCGCCCCTCGGAGTCGCTGATCGGCGAGATCGCCGACGCCGTCGCCGAGACCAAAGAAGAGGGCGGCAACGTGCTGGCGGTCTGCGGGCCGGCGGTCGTCCACTCCGGCGGGGCCGACCACCTCGCCGAACTCGTGCGCGAGGGGTACGTCGACGCCATCTCGGCGGGCAACGGGTTCGCCGTCCACGACATCGAGCGCGACCTCTACGGCACGTCGCTCGGGATGGACGTCGAAACCATGGAACACCCGCGCAAGGGCCACAAGCACCACATCTACACGATCAGCGAGATCAGTCGCCAGGGCGGCATCGAGCAGGCCGTCGAGAACGGCGCCATCCAGAGCGGCGTGATGTACGAGTGCGTCGCCAACAACGTCCCCTACGTGCTGGCGGGGTCGATCCGGGACGACGGCCCGCTGCCCGACACCATCACCGACTCGATCGAGGCCCAGAACGCGATCCGCGAGCAGGCCCGCGACGCCGACCTGGTGATCATGCTCGCGACCCTGCTGCACTCGGTCGCGGTGGGCAACTGCCTGCCCTCGACGACGAAGCTCGTCTGCGTCGACATCAACCCCTCCACCGTGACCCAGCTGATGGACCGCGGGAGCGCCCAGGCGATCGGGATGGTGTCGGACATCGGCACGTTCCTGCCGATGCTGGCCGACCAGCTCGTCGACGAGAAGTGA
- the ppc gene encoding phosphoenolpyruvate carboxylase, with amino-acid sequence MRLHDRDVRQDVRELGALLGDVLEDQTSRSAFETVETLRTSAIDYRDGELDSRQPLHDELNGLTPDRESIVARAFTTYFELINLAEERERVRAIRTGSHEETLDDSLETAAEELAEMDAEEAQQVLDDVLIEPTFTAHPTEARRKTVKSKLRSVSNHLETLDERRLTSKEQSQVERDIDAEVTSLWQTPQVRNRRPEPEDEARNVQWYLENTLFDIVGEVYDELDDALVEEFDDDLDIPKLFEFRSWAGSDRDGNPFVTPEVTETTLERQRAVVLDRYAGELKRLSGVLSQDGARIEVGDRFEESLAADFERLPGLAEEVDERYPDEPYRQKLKLMRERLRRVGDVRPGGYDDVAELQDDLDVLAQSLRANDADSVAEAHIDPLARKVDTFGFSLASLDLRDHQEMHTAAVAEALAREGIDYESMDEDERMETLTEAVLQDERVIDLEDQSDVSDDAARVLERFDRLADWQEEFGIEAIDTYAISMTEEPSHVMEVLFLADQADVVELPGHCGLDIVPLLETESALSGARRIMGTLYENEAYEMALDARGNTQEIMLGYSDSNKENGFLAANWSLYKNQRRLAEICDDFDVTMRLFHGRGGSISRGGGPMNDALLSLPNSTVTGQVKFTEQGEAIAEKYGNQRIAERNVEQMLNAQLRARKRSIEQPVEDVPEEWFDVMDTMADAARDEYRDLLETEGFVQYFEEATPITVIENLNMGSRPASRSGERNVEDLRAIPWVFSWTQSRCILPGWYALATGIEAYLDNGGDVETLQSMYEEWPFFRTKLDNAAMALGRTDMEIAAEYADLATEDLREQFFPRVTDEYERAIDHVVEITGRDHPIDREWLRESLERRNPYVDPLNLLQTHLLKQTHRTDLEEQTLRLTVKGIAAGMKNTG; translated from the coding sequence ATGCGATTACACGACAGGGACGTCCGCCAGGACGTGCGCGAACTCGGCGCCCTGCTCGGGGACGTGCTGGAGGACCAGACCTCGCGGTCGGCGTTCGAGACCGTCGAGACGCTCCGAACGTCCGCGATCGACTACCGGGACGGCGAGCTCGACTCGCGCCAGCCGCTCCACGACGAGCTCAACGGGCTGACCCCCGACCGCGAGAGCATCGTGGCGCGGGCGTTTACGACGTACTTCGAACTGATCAACCTCGCGGAAGAGCGCGAGCGCGTCCGGGCCATCCGGACGGGCTCCCACGAGGAGACCCTCGACGATAGCCTCGAAACCGCCGCCGAGGAGCTGGCCGAGATGGACGCCGAGGAGGCCCAGCAGGTCCTCGACGACGTCCTCATCGAGCCGACCTTCACCGCTCACCCGACGGAAGCGCGGCGCAAGACCGTCAAGTCGAAGCTGCGGTCGGTGTCGAACCACCTCGAGACGCTCGACGAGCGCCGGCTCACCAGCAAGGAGCAGAGCCAGGTCGAGCGCGACATCGACGCCGAGGTCACCAGCCTCTGGCAGACGCCGCAGGTCCGGAACCGCCGGCCCGAGCCCGAGGACGAGGCGCGCAACGTCCAGTGGTACCTCGAGAACACCCTGTTCGACATCGTCGGCGAGGTGTACGACGAGCTCGACGACGCGCTGGTCGAGGAGTTCGACGACGACCTCGACATTCCGAAGCTGTTCGAGTTCCGCTCGTGGGCCGGCAGCGACCGCGACGGCAACCCCTTCGTGACGCCGGAGGTCACCGAGACCACCCTGGAACGCCAGCGCGCGGTCGTCCTCGACCGGTACGCCGGCGAGCTCAAGCGCCTCTCGGGCGTGCTGAGCCAGGACGGCGCCCGCATCGAGGTCGGCGATCGCTTCGAGGAGTCGCTCGCGGCCGACTTCGAGCGCCTGCCCGGCCTCGCCGAGGAGGTCGACGAGCGCTACCCCGACGAGCCGTACCGCCAGAAGCTCAAGCTGATGCGCGAGCGCCTGCGCCGGGTCGGCGACGTCCGCCCCGGCGGCTACGACGACGTCGCCGAACTGCAGGACGACCTCGACGTGCTCGCCCAGAGCCTGCGCGCGAACGACGCCGACTCCGTCGCCGAGGCCCACATCGATCCGCTGGCCCGCAAGGTCGACACGTTCGGCTTCAGCCTCGCCAGCCTTGACCTGCGCGACCACCAGGAGATGCACACCGCGGCGGTCGCGGAGGCGCTGGCCCGCGAGGGCATCGACTACGAGTCGATGGACGAAGACGAGCGCATGGAGACGCTGACCGAGGCCGTCCTGCAGGACGAGCGCGTCATCGACCTGGAGGACCAGTCGGACGTCTCCGACGACGCCGCCCGCGTCCTCGAACGATTCGACCGGCTGGCCGACTGGCAGGAGGAGTTCGGCATCGAGGCGATCGACACGTACGCCATCTCGATGACCGAGGAGCCCAGCCACGTCATGGAAGTGCTGTTCCTGGCCGACCAGGCCGACGTGGTCGAGCTGCCGGGCCACTGCGGGCTCGACATCGTCCCGCTGCTCGAAACCGAGAGCGCGCTGTCGGGCGCCCGTCGGATCATGGGCACGCTCTACGAGAACGAGGCCTACGAGATGGCCCTCGACGCGCGGGGCAACACCCAGGAGATCATGCTGGGCTACTCCGACTCCAACAAGGAGAACGGGTTCCTCGCGGCCAACTGGTCGCTGTACAAGAACCAGCGCCGGCTCGCCGAGATCTGCGACGACTTCGACGTGACGATGCGGCTGTTCCACGGCCGCGGCGGCTCGATCTCTCGCGGCGGCGGTCCGATGAACGATGCCCTGCTCTCGCTGCCGAACTCCACGGTCACGGGGCAGGTCAAGTTCACCGAGCAGGGCGAGGCGATCGCCGAGAAGTACGGCAACCAGCGCATCGCCGAGCGCAACGTCGAGCAGATGCTCAACGCCCAGCTCCGGGCGCGCAAACGCTCGATCGAGCAGCCCGTCGAGGACGTCCCCGAGGAGTGGTTCGACGTCATGGACACCATGGCCGACGCCGCCCGGGACGAGTACCGCGACCTGCTCGAAACGGAGGGATTCGTCCAGTACTTCGAGGAGGCGACGCCGATCACCGTCATCGAGAACCTCAACATGGGCTCGCGCCCGGCCTCGCGCTCGGGCGAGCGCAACGTCGAGGACCTGCGCGCGATCCCGTGGGTGTTCTCGTGGACCCAGTCGCGGTGTATCCTGCCGGGCTGGTACGCGCTCGCGACCGGCATCGAGGCCTACCTGGATAACGGCGGCGACGTCGAGACGCTCCAGTCGATGTACGAGGAGTGGCCGTTCTTCCGCACGAAGCTCGACAACGCCGCGATGGCGCTCGGGCGCACCGACATGGAGATCGCCGCCGAGTACGCCGACCTCGCGACCGAGGACCTGCGCGAGCAGTTCTTCCCGCGGGTCACCGACGAGTACGAGCGCGCGATCGACCACGTCGTCGAGATCACCGGCCGCGACCACCCGATCGACCGGGAGTGGCTCCGCGAGAGCTTGGAGCGGCGCAACCCCTACGTCGACCCGCTGAACCTGCTCCAGACGCACCTGCTCAAACAGACCCACCGGACGGATCTGGAGGAACAGACGCTGCGCCTGACGGTCAAGGGCATCGCGGCGGGCATGAAGAACACCGGATAA
- a CDS encoding HalOD1 output domain-containing protein yields MDRSGRFDVDRCDDELALRVLEGVADADDRRVAELPPLYPTLDPDALGALFRRSDADLRVAFEYEGKAVTVYEGGRVTVDEGF; encoded by the coding sequence ATGGACCGGTCAGGGAGATTCGACGTCGACCGATGCGACGACGAGCTCGCGCTCCGGGTCCTCGAAGGCGTCGCCGACGCGGACGACAGGCGAGTGGCGGAGCTGCCGCCGCTGTATCCGACGCTGGATCCGGACGCGCTCGGCGCGCTGTTCCGGCGATCCGACGCGGATCTGCGGGTCGCCTTCGAGTACGAGGGCAAGGCGGTGACCGTGTACGAGGGCGGGCGCGTGACCGTCGACGAGGGGTTCTGA
- a CDS encoding prenyltransferase: protein MTSTTETDATDEYATLGAKLRRLFVLSRPRFWLYLAGPVLVGAVYGAGELSDLASPVLVALFAYFLVPANVFLYGINDVYDADIDAANPKKDADAPEARFGGEPFVVYAVVVCALAAVLLIALVPDPAQLWIAGFVILGSQYSAPPLRFKTTPLLDSISNGLYVLPGFAAYAALAGAQPPVLAIAGAWLWAMGMHTFSAIPDIEPDRRAGIETTATRLGERATFAYCAVCWTLAAAAFGAIDLRLGAALAVYPLLAVGVPLLGIDVDRAYWWFPAINTVVGAALTMGGLWVLSGGLPV, encoded by the coding sequence ATGACCTCGACTACAGAAACCGACGCCACCGATGAGTACGCCACGCTCGGCGCGAAGCTCCGCCGCCTCTTCGTCCTCTCGCGGCCGCGCTTCTGGCTCTACCTCGCGGGGCCGGTGCTGGTCGGGGCGGTCTACGGCGCCGGCGAACTCTCCGATCTGGCGTCGCCCGTCCTCGTCGCGCTGTTCGCGTACTTCCTGGTGCCCGCGAACGTGTTCCTCTACGGCATCAACGACGTGTACGACGCCGATATCGACGCCGCGAACCCCAAGAAAGACGCCGACGCGCCCGAGGCGCGCTTCGGCGGCGAGCCGTTCGTCGTCTACGCGGTGGTCGTCTGCGCGCTGGCGGCCGTCCTGCTGATCGCGCTGGTGCCCGACCCCGCCCAGCTCTGGATCGCCGGGTTCGTGATCCTCGGCTCGCAGTACAGCGCGCCGCCGCTGCGATTCAAGACGACGCCGCTGCTCGATTCGATCTCGAACGGGCTGTACGTGCTGCCCGGGTTCGCCGCCTACGCCGCGCTGGCGGGCGCCCAACCCCCGGTACTCGCGATCGCCGGCGCCTGGCTCTGGGCGATGGGGATGCACACGTTCTCGGCGATCCCCGACATCGAACCCGACCGCCGAGCGGGCATCGAGACGACCGCGACGCGACTGGGCGAGCGGGCGACGTTCGCCTACTGCGCGGTCTGCTGGACGCTCGCGGCGGCGGCGTTCGGCGCGATCGACCTCCGGCTGGGCGCCGCGCTGGCGGTCTACCCGCTGTTGGCCGTCGGCGTCCCGCTCCTCGGTATCGACGTCGACCGGGCGTACTGGTGGTTCCCGGCGATCAACACGGTCGTCGGCGCCGCGCTGACGATGGGCGGGCTGTGGGTTCTTTCGGGAGGACTGCCAGTGTGA
- a CDS encoding phytoene/squalene synthase family protein: MVDESQIERSKAIQRRTGRTFHVATRFLPERVRYPTYVLYAFFRVADEIVDDAEGVPPEEQAAELESLRAQALGEAEPDGPVLAAFREIADEHGISDEEIDTFLDAMKSDIVTSRYETYEDLEAYMRGSASAVGVMMTEVMDPERPEDAVPHAVALGEAFQMTNFIRDVREDVIDRDRIYLPEETLRNNGVEPEQIERLEFSPGVADAVRDELRRTEQLYREGVAGIEYLPEDCQFPVVLSAVLYADHHRLIRACEYDVVNNEPSLSTARKLWLAARTRWHWQWNKDPEAVFRRASAVSPPERPGSDRGAVDGVPTPD, translated from the coding sequence ATGGTAGACGAGAGTCAGATCGAACGGTCGAAGGCGATCCAGCGCCGCACCGGGCGGACGTTCCACGTCGCCACGCGGTTTCTCCCGGAGCGCGTCCGCTACCCGACGTACGTGCTGTACGCCTTTTTCCGCGTGGCCGACGAGATCGTCGACGACGCCGAGGGCGTCCCGCCCGAGGAACAGGCCGCCGAGCTCGAATCGCTCCGCGCCCAGGCGCTCGGCGAGGCGGAACCGGACGGGCCGGTGCTCGCGGCATTCCGCGAAATCGCCGACGAGCACGGAATCTCCGACGAGGAGATCGACACGTTCCTCGACGCGATGAAATCGGACATCGTGACGAGCCGCTACGAGACTTACGAGGATCTGGAGGCGTACATGCGCGGGTCGGCGTCGGCGGTCGGCGTGATGATGACCGAGGTGATGGACCCCGAGCGCCCGGAGGACGCCGTTCCCCACGCGGTCGCGCTGGGCGAGGCGTTCCAGATGACCAACTTCATCCGGGACGTCCGCGAGGACGTGATCGACCGCGACCGGATCTACCTGCCCGAGGAAACCCTACGGAACAACGGCGTCGAGCCCGAGCAGATCGAGCGCCTGGAGTTCTCGCCGGGCGTCGCCGACGCCGTCCGCGACGAACTCCGCCGGACCGAGCAGCTCTACCGCGAGGGCGTCGCCGGCATCGAGTACCTGCCCGAGGACTGCCAGTTCCCGGTCGTGCTGTCGGCCGTCCTGTACGCCGACCACCACCGGCTGATCCGGGCCTGCGAGTACGACGTGGTGAACAACGAGCCGAGCCTCTCGACCGCGCGGAAGCTCTGGCTCGCCGCCCGGACGCGCTGGCACTGGCAGTGGAACAAGGACCCGGAAGCGGTGTTCCGGCGCGCGAGCGCCGTGTCGCCGCCGGAGCGCCCGGGATCGGATCGGGGCGCGGTCGACGGCGTGCCGACGCCGGACTGA
- a CDS encoding universal stress protein, whose amino-acid sequence MRYLLATDSVHTTAAACDYLQDRAGPDDGVRVVHVQSDQDDARDGREALNVATVRLGAVADVDTEQRSGRPAQELLAAAGEFEADEIVLGVLASASEGGLDGREASVGVRGGDPGAESAVGSTTRAVLGDADRPVVVVPQEEL is encoded by the coding sequence ATGCGCTACCTGCTCGCGACCGACTCCGTCCACACCACCGCGGCGGCCTGCGACTACCTGCAGGACCGGGCCGGACCGGACGACGGTGTCCGGGTCGTCCACGTCCAGTCCGATCAGGACGACGCGCGCGACGGCCGCGAGGCGTTGAACGTCGCGACGGTCCGGCTCGGCGCCGTCGCGGACGTCGACACCGAGCAGCGCTCGGGCCGACCCGCCCAGGAACTGCTGGCCGCCGCCGGCGAGTTCGAGGCCGACGAGATCGTGCTGGGGGTCCTCGCGAGCGCTAGCGAGGGAGGGCTCGACGGACGTGAAGCGTCCGTCGGCGTCCGCGGCGGTGACCCCGGCGCCGAGAGCGCGGTCGGGTCGACGACGCGGGCGGTGCTCGGCGACGCCGATCGGCCGGTGGTCGTCGTCCCGCAGGAAGAGCTGTAG
- a CDS encoding PRC-barrel domain containing protein codes for MARTEITDDDQGKKVVNDRGDEIGMVKDVRAGTAHVDPDPGMTDQLKSKLGWGDTDDDTYPLQEEMIEDVTDDEIRVRGDM; via the coding sequence ATGGCCCGAACCGAGATCACGGACGACGACCAGGGGAAGAAGGTAGTGAACGACCGCGGCGACGAGATCGGCATGGTGAAAGACGTTCGGGCCGGGACGGCCCACGTCGATCCGGACCCCGGAATGACGGACCAGCTGAAGTCCAAACTCGGCTGGGGCGACACGGACGACGACACGTACCCGCTCCAGGAGGAGATGATCGAGGACGTCACCGACGACGAGATTCGCGTCCGCGGCGACATGTAG
- a CDS encoding phytoene desaturase family protein has translation MQPLSGRSVAVVGGGFGGLSSACYLADAGADVTLLEKNDQLGGRASTLERDGFRFDMGPSWYLMPDAFERFFGYFDRHPEEYYDLERLDPHYRIFFKDGDRVDMLPDMDANKQTFESYEPGAGEALERYLEQSRENYEVGMEHFVYTDRSRPRDWLDRDVLKNARGLSLIGSMQDHVEDYFEHPKLQQIVQYTLVFLGGSPTNTPALYNLMSHVDFNLGVWYPDGGMGAVVDGIVELGDELGVEYRTGEAVTEIKGRENAFRVETERGAHEVDLVVSDADMAHTEQELLHPQNRQYDADYWDDRTYAPSAFLLYLGVEGDVPELAHHTLVLPTDWHQHFDQIFEAPEWPDDPAYYLCVPSKTDDDVAPEGHSNLFALVPIAPDLDDDEATRDRYRELVLDDIRENTGTDLRDRIVVEERFTVSDFADRYNSYGGTALGMAHTLTQTSLFRPNHRSDAVDGLYFAGSYTNPGIGVPMCLISGEHAAAKLIEDYGK, from the coding sequence ATGCAACCCCTGTCGGGCCGCTCCGTCGCCGTCGTCGGCGGCGGGTTCGGCGGACTGTCGAGCGCCTGCTACCTGGCCGACGCCGGGGCGGACGTGACGCTGCTCGAGAAGAACGACCAGCTCGGCGGGCGGGCGAGCACGCTCGAACGCGACGGGTTCCGGTTCGACATGGGCCCCTCGTGGTACCTGATGCCCGACGCCTTCGAGCGTTTCTTCGGGTACTTCGACCGCCATCCCGAGGAGTACTACGACCTCGAACGGCTCGACCCCCACTACCGGATCTTCTTCAAGGACGGCGATCGGGTCGACATGCTGCCCGATATGGACGCGAACAAGCAGACGTTCGAGTCCTACGAGCCCGGCGCCGGCGAGGCTCTGGAGCGCTACCTCGAACAGTCCCGCGAGAACTACGAGGTCGGGATGGAGCACTTCGTCTACACCGACCGAAGCCGCCCGCGCGACTGGCTCGACCGGGACGTCCTGAAGAACGCCCGCGGGCTCTCGCTGATCGGCTCGATGCAGGACCACGTCGAGGACTACTTCGAGCACCCCAAGCTCCAGCAGATCGTCCAGTACACGCTCGTCTTCCTGGGCGGCTCGCCGACGAACACGCCCGCGCTGTACAACCTGATGAGCCACGTCGACTTTAATCTCGGCGTCTGGTATCCCGACGGCGGGATGGGCGCGGTCGTCGACGGCATCGTCGAGCTGGGCGACGAACTCGGCGTCGAGTACCGGACCGGCGAGGCCGTCACCGAGATCAAGGGTCGGGAGAACGCCTTCCGCGTCGAGACCGAGCGCGGCGCCCACGAGGTGGATCTGGTGGTCAGCGACGCCGACATGGCCCACACCGAACAGGAGCTGCTCCACCCCCAAAATCGCCAGTACGACGCCGACTACTGGGACGACCGAACCTACGCGCCCTCCGCGTTCCTGCTGTATCTCGGCGTCGAGGGCGACGTGCCGGAACTGGCTCACCACACGCTGGTGCTGCCGACCGACTGGCACCAGCACTTCGACCAGATCTTCGAGGCGCCCGAGTGGCCCGACGATCCCGCGTACTACCTCTGTGTCCCCTCGAAGACCGACGACGACGTGGCGCCCGAGGGCCACAGCAACCTCTTTGCCCTCGTCCCGATCGCGCCCGACCTCGACGACGACGAAGCAACCCGCGACCGCTACCGCGAGCTCGTCCTCGACGACATCCGCGAGAACACCGGCACCGACCTGCGAGATCGGATCGTCGTCGAGGAACGGTTCACCGTCTCCGATTTCGCCGACCGGTACAACAGCTACGGCGGCACCGCGCTCGGGATGGCCCACACGCTCACCCAGACGTCGCTGTTCCGGCCCAACCACCGGTCCGACGCCGTCGACGGGCTGTACTTCGCCGGCTCCTACACCAACCCCGGCATCGGCGTCCCGATGTGCCTGATCAGCGGCGAGCACGCCGCGGCGAAGCTGATCGAGGATTACGGCAAGTGA
- the cruF gene encoding bisanhydrobacterioruberin hydratase, whose translation MTDGEVGSTNDAEVGTTTDADGPPTNRRAIERRLDALVRDNRVTIAITFPLVGVVLLIAAAEGAIPQRVAFNPLLLLGAVLVMRLPLIGGLLPLVDRRALAGLGVLAAFTYGVELLGVYTGVLYGEFEYLIDLGPMLFGAVPLALPVFYFPILLNSYLLVTLLSKDRLGAAARLLAVLAVVVGMDLVLDPGAVALGFWGWETPGTYYGVPARNYVGWVLSGVVAVAVLSASFDADGLAERLERCEYVLDDLISFGVLWGLVNLYFGNYVPVALAVALLAVLVRADRFDVAGLAASRGPRPADD comes from the coding sequence ATGACTGACGGCGAGGTCGGGTCGACGAACGATGCCGAAGTCGGCACGACGACCGACGCCGACGGGCCCCCGACGAACCGGCGGGCGATCGAGCGACGGCTGGACGCCCTCGTTCGCGACAACCGGGTGACGATCGCGATCACGTTCCCGCTGGTCGGCGTCGTCCTGCTGATCGCCGCCGCGGAGGGCGCCATTCCCCAGCGAGTCGCGTTCAACCCGCTGTTGCTGCTGGGCGCGGTGCTGGTGATGCGCCTGCCGCTGATCGGCGGCCTGCTGCCGCTGGTCGACCGCCGAGCGCTGGCCGGCCTCGGCGTCCTCGCGGCGTTCACCTACGGCGTCGAACTCCTCGGCGTCTACACCGGCGTCCTCTACGGCGAGTTCGAGTACCTGATCGATCTCGGGCCGATGCTGTTCGGCGCCGTTCCGCTCGCGTTGCCCGTGTTTTACTTCCCGATCCTTCTCAATAGCTACCTGCTCGTGACGCTGCTCTCGAAGGATCGGCTCGGCGCCGCGGCGCGCTTGCTGGCCGTGCTCGCCGTCGTCGTCGGGATGGATCTCGTGCTCGATCCGGGCGCGGTGGCGCTGGGCTTCTGGGGCTGGGAGACGCCCGGAACCTACTACGGCGTGCCCGCGCGGAACTACGTCGGCTGGGTCCTTTCTGGAGTCGTCGCCGTCGCGGTGCTGTCGGCGTCGTTCGACGCCGACGGGCTGGCCGAGCGCCTGGAGCGCTGCGAGTACGTGCTCGACGACCTGATCAGCTTCGGCGTCCTCTGGGGGCTGGTGAACCTCTACTTCGGCAACTACGTCCCGGTCGCGCTGGCCGTCGCGCTGCTCGCCGTGCTGGTTCGGGCAGACCGGTTCGACGTCGCGGGGCTGGCCGCGAGTCGCGGGCCGAGGCCGGCTGACGACTGA
- a CDS encoding DUF7501 family protein — protein MNGTAPTTNWSDPSTCPFCDSELADPGAGFIDHIHESPDCESGFDQWRSNVSGDMGGEWSG, from the coding sequence ATGAACGGCACCGCACCCACCACGAACTGGAGCGATCCCTCGACCTGTCCGTTTTGCGATAGCGAGTTAGCCGACCCCGGCGCCGGCTTCATCGACCACATCCACGAGAGCCCCGACTGCGAGAGCGGCTTCGACCAGTGGCGCTCGAACGTCAGCGGCGACATGGGCGGAGAGTGGTCCGGATGA
- a CDS encoding MarR family transcriptional regulator has product MSLATSVQETRTGSLPESIESPTAKLVYLALDANGTATVDELRETLDLQKLVLFETLGTLESKGLVAADGRYYLTT; this is encoded by the coding sequence ATGAGCCTGGCTACGTCGGTTCAGGAGACCCGCACCGGATCGCTGCCCGAGAGCATCGAATCGCCGACGGCGAAGCTGGTCTACCTCGCGCTGGACGCCAACGGCACCGCGACCGTCGACGAGCTCCGGGAGACGCTGGACCTCCAGAAGCTGGTCCTGTTCGAGACGCTCGGGACCCTGGAGTCGAAGGGCCTCGTCGCGGCCGACGGGCGCTACTACCTGACGACGTAG
- a CDS encoding transcription factor S — translation MQFCDACGSMMKSVDGEMVCTNDDCGATSERDDDLAASFVSTEAQSGDELIETEEGAEFEGKPTSDDVHCDECGHGVAWYTIKQTGSADEPPTRFFKCKECGHRWREYN, via the coding sequence ATGCAGTTTTGCGACGCCTGCGGCTCGATGATGAAGTCAGTCGACGGCGAGATGGTCTGTACGAACGACGACTGCGGCGCCACCAGCGAGCGCGACGACGACCTCGCGGCGTCGTTCGTCTCGACGGAGGCCCAGAGCGGCGACGAACTGATCGAGACCGAGGAGGGCGCGGAGTTCGAGGGCAAGCCCACCAGCGACGACGTCCACTGCGACGAGTGCGGCCACGGCGTCGCCTGGTACACGATCAAGCAGACCGGTTCGGCCGACGAGCCGCCGACGCGATTCTTCAAGTGCAAGGAGTGCGGCCACCGCTGGCGGGAGTACAACTGA